The Salvelinus sp. IW2-2015 unplaced genomic scaffold, ASM291031v2 Un_scaffold4354, whole genome shotgun sequence genome has a segment encoding these proteins:
- the LOC112077172 gene encoding nucleosome assembly protein 1-like 1-A, with protein sequence MRSEPDESDPFSFDGPEIMGLHRLYDRLDEGKKLTLKTIKKKQKHKGRGTVRTVTKTVPNDSFFNFFTHLMSLKVDDLKMPELKQ encoded by the exons ATGAGGTCTGAGCCTGACGAGAGCGACCCCTTCTCCTTCGACGGGCCTGAGATCATGGGGCTGCACAGG TTGTACGATCGACTGGACGAGGGCAAGAAACTCACGCTGAAGACTATCAAGAAGAAGCAGAAGCACAAGGGGCGTGGCACAGTCAGGACCGTCACCAAGACAGTCCCCAACGACTCCTTCTTCAACTTCTTCACCCACCTGATGTCCCTGAAAGTGGACGATCTG AAGATGCCGGAACTCAAgcaatag